The following is a genomic window from Halichoerus grypus chromosome 5, mHalGry1.hap1.1, whole genome shotgun sequence.
TGCACTTAAATATTTGGTTAATGACCAATTCCATCCTCCAGTGACTATGTTCTTGGCAATGCAGGTGAGAAGTAGGCAACCTGGGACAAAGAAGAGAGGATAGATTTGGGATGGAACCTCTAGGAATACTAATCAAAAACTTTCTTCTCCATcattccccaccctctctctttcaCAGGTGTTCATGAACATGGGGAAACCCTGAAACAAGAGAATTCTGGGCAAAATGATAGAATGAAAGTGTCTGGCACACCCAACTTATACCCACCATTTAGGGGGCATTCTTGAATTTAAAAAGGctccgaggggcacctgggtggctcagtcaattaagcctccaactcgatttcggctcaggtcgtgatctcagggtcatgggatagagccctgcatggggctccatgctcagtgccaAGTTTGCTTGTTGCTCTCCcgctgttcctccccctgctctctaataaacaaaatctttaaaagtaaaaaaaaaaaaataaaaaggctttaaaaacgAAGTCAATGCTTCCAGGTTTGGACCAGCATTGGGACAAATCCCAAAGACATATCAAGTAAAAATGATAGTACTAAAACCTACAAAAATAGCTCTGACCTTCTGTATTATCATAGAACTGCACATGCTGTGTTTGACATAAAACACTGTCTttgataaaaatcaaatgaagcAAGATGCTCCAACTGGAACAGAAAGTAATCTTATGATGAACCATTTTGGCTTGTACTTGAAGCAAACTTTCAATAGAGTTCTGAAAATTAGGGTTTGGTTCCACTACAAATGACTCACTTGGTCCTTTCAGGGGGTAGAAGTTAGGAGTAGTTGAATGGATGTAGTTCAGTCTTAAGCAACTAGCAACTTTCTCTTGTTCTGGGCTAAGAATCTCTAGTATAAGGAATTTTAAGAATGAAGCCACCAGACGTTTCTCATACTCAGATCATAGAAAGTGATTTTTCAAGAGGATATCCCTTATCTCCTcacttacaggtgaggaaactgaagcccacagAAATTAGCTAAAGGTCCTCAGGAGTCAGTAGTAGCCTTAGCCTCTAGGATGGTCCACGGTTTCTGCCACTTTTTCAACAGATTGAGAACCCCGTTACCTACTAGGATCTGAACTAAGAAACCACTTGGGCACGGGGCAGGGGTGTGCTTTAGACTTACGGTAAGGAGGTGGCAGAATGAAATTGCTTAAGAGCCAAAAACACAAGGTTTAAGAGTCAGAGAAAAGATCTTAAAATTCTAACCATAGGCCTAAGAAAGGAATGTTAGGACTGTCGGAATCACTTCATTACTAGCTAATGAAAGCGACTTGAGAACCTcacaaggaacagaaaataaagctgcTGTATTTGTAAGAACCCATGCTTTCCTTGTCATCAGACATACATGGCTCACAGTCCACTGAGGCTCAACACATCCAAAGACCAAGCTCATCTTGGCTTTCCATCCtcttcccccaaattcatttcttccttttgtattCCCTCCCCAATTGGATGCATCACTACTGAATCTTCCagttttcctcaaaatatttttttcaccctCCAAAGCCTAACAACCTTCTCTTTAAATTtctcaatttcatctcctcttccTTGTGCTGCAACCAACAGTATAAAATCTCATCACATTTGCCTCAGGTACTTCAACAGTCTTAGTATGTTTCCATTCTCAGCTCCTCAAATCATACTCAAGTGATCTACAACTTGTTATTAATTTAACATTATTACAATTAACATCATGTTATTTTGTTCAAATCCTTCAAAGGCTCTCAGCTGCCTGTGGACTCAAGTCCAAACTTCTTAGCATTCATGGTTGGGTTCCTGCCCATCTCTCTCTACAATAATCTCATCCACCTCAGTGCTCCCCTTTCATTGCAGCCTACCAAATTATTTGTAGTTCTCTGGAAACATGACTACATCCATCTATGCTCTTCATgtcctgcttggtattctctttCTACCCAGGTAAATCCTGGACATCCTCTTTTGGGAGCTACCTTGACTCTCAGAGCTAATTACtcaatttcagaattttctttgcacaaaaattttaagacaataGTCATTCAGAAAGAAGCTTCATCTAAATGGTTTGgttaataagaaacaaaaaactactGGGGCAAAATGTAAGTGCACATTCCAGAAAAATACAAGTGCAGTTTCAGTTTATGTATGGCATGAAAACTCATTATGAGTAAACAAGAAATGGGTGAAAAATTGTAATTTATTGAAACTCAACTCAAAAAATATAAGATGCTGTAGTGTACAATATATTACACAAAGCACCCTCAGGTGCACATTCAAGTCAAGTAAGAACTCCATATCCCTTTCCCTAGCCCTCCCACCCTGGGATCTTAGTATTTGTTCCATATACAATCATGCACACTTAATTTGAAAAAGGAAGCCCCAATATATTTTGATGTATTAATTAGCACCAAACAAGAGTacagttccatttttttaataaacaaacaaacaaaaaaaaccccaatcaATAAACCAACTGGAGAGCTAATGGACTCAGCCAATACTGCTGACATAGATATTATACATTCATGTAAATACACAGCCTATTCTACCCTAAACAACGGTGTGGCTGGTTCTCAGCCTTTGTTCAAGTTGGCAATTGTCCCCATGTTGCAGTGTTGGAGCCAGTctgtttctaaaacaaaattgCTATTTAGGAACTTCCTACACAAAGCTCATCTGTCTTTTTTGTTGGAAACAAGTCTAAAATTGGTGTGGAAAACTTAGATCTTTCAAGGACAACCACTGGCCGAAGATAATGAAGCTGTTTTAAGGCAAGCTCTCCACAGTCTGTTAATGCTTTGTCCAATACAACCCTCAGGTTTTCCAAGGAAGGAACTGTTGCTGTCTCAGCTACTATCAAAGGTGGGATTGCAGTCAGGTTCTCATGAATTGCAGAGTCACTGGAAGAATGAGGTATGTCAACTTCAGGGTCATTGTCATTCACCATATTATTTGCCATAACACTCCCTGTTAAGTCATTACTGGGTTGTGAAGAATTACTTAATGTTAAGTGCTCCGAAGGCTCCCAATCATCAaaatcatcttctttctcttcactttcctgaataaatttcagaaatgaagattCAAATCCCATAGGTTTATAAGTCTTCAAGTCAAATGACCTGGGCTGTGGATGCTTCCTAAAATTCTCTTTTGGGACATGGGTTGAATTTTTTACAGTGTTTTCTTGCCCTGAACTTTGCTGCCCAGTTTCAGAGTCTTTAATCCTTGGTAAAGGCAGCTGGAAACTTGTGAAATAAGTCCCACTTTCAATCCCACTAGGATTAGGTATGGAATTTTCTATTTTACAAGGAGGAGGCTGAACTATATTACATTGTTCCAAAGAAGTGGTTTCTGAactatgattacatttcaaagttCCTCTGTAGAGCAGATTATCTGCATCAAACACTGGTTTGCTTTCTGTACATCCTTTCTgacctccctccctttcccctggaTGAAGGGAATCCGTGTTCTGGGCAGTCACGCTACTGTCACCTGGGGAATGGCTGTGCTTTGTGTGCTCTGATTCAcagctattttcttctttctttatacaAGGCTCTGCTTCAGAAGGGGGCTCCTCCTTAATTTTGGTACCGTACTTAACACAGACGACAAGATTTTCCATCTGTTGCTCTAAATAGGCACTACTCATCTGATGGGTGCGTTTATAATGCCTCACTATGCTGCTCTCCAACTTCACCACAGATAAGCATCCTTGAACCATGCAGGGGTACTGTGTGTGCTCAGACTGCTCCACACACATATGAAGGGCTTCGGCTCTTGTTTTAAAACTAATTGGagccttcttttctttgattaaaCTACATTTTTTAGCCTTAGCATTAAATGATCTCCTGGTAGTCTGATGTTCATGCCCTTGAGCGAGTGCCGTTGGACATACCTTTTCACTCCTTAGTAGCCTTTCATTTGCCACTTTTTGGCTTCTAAACAGATCATCGTAATAGTCCTTATGTCGGTAATATACATGTTGAGAATAATTACTCCGATGGGTGAAAATCTGGCCACAGCCATTAAGATCACAATGAATTTCATAATCTGAATGtatttctccttcaatattaTGCTGTTCCATCAAGTGGTGCTTCAACTTGCTGAATGTATAAAAAACAGCAGGGCACTGAGGCTGGTTACAGGAAAACCTTGCTGCAGATTCAGCTTCAGAAAGCACTTTAGGCTCTTCAATATGGTCTAGGTTATGAGAGTCACTACAGTGCTTAGCAAGAGCTTTGGAACACAGGAAGCGTTTGTTACATTCCTTATATTTGCAAGCAAATATCTTTTTACATTTGACAAGTTCCCTTTTGGttcttgctttgtctttctctaaaCATAATTGTTCTTTGTTGTACTGATGTACAGTTCTGTAATGACGAATTAAGCCTTTTAGATTGGTGAATGAGGAGTTACAAGTTTTATGGATACAATGGAATGGTTTGtgatatttattcaaaatatagcAGAGATTTCCTTTGGCAACAGTTCTCCTGCTACCTCGTCCCTCTCGTCCTTCACGTTCTTCTCTATGGCTACCTATTGGTGATGAAATATCAGAGGTTTTACTTTCCGTTTCTTCACAAGATGACTCCAAATCTGTTTCTGAACTGCATTCATCCTTTTTAGAGTGACAGTGTGGCTTCTCAGAGTTACTGTTGGGATCACCGCCAAGTTCTGCAGAGCAATCACCTTTCAATCTGTCTACTGAGCATGGGCCTTCATGATCACATTTTTCATTATCTAACAGTTTGTGAGTTACTCTGTCACTGCcaatttgatgtttatttttataatgaatccTAAGGTGTGTTTTTCTTGTAAATGACCTTTGGCAAATATGACACTGGAATGGGGAATACCGATGTTGAAACATGGTTAACTGAaggactttttcttttgaataattatgttttttaagataATGCATTAACAAAGCCTCTCTGGTCACAAATTCATATTTGCATCCTTGAAGCTCACAGAAAAAAGGCTTAGCTGCCAACTGTGCAAGGTACTGACTTGGCATATTCTCATCTTGATTCTGAAAATTAAGGTCTGAGATAGTAGGTGAAACCGATTGAAGAGACTTAGCACCACTGGATGGGTACCCCTGCAATGACCCTGAGAAAGATCCGTGTGTTATTGAGTTTTTCAAGCTTAAATGTTTCAAGCGTAACAAAAGTTCCAACATGGTATCCTCTGTACATGGCCTTTTAGAAGCACAAATGGAAGCTTCTGAGGAATAACCTTGATATTCTCGTTTGCATTTAGTATGAATATTGTGATCTAGACCTTCATCCGGAGAGTCACTGTTCGTGTCTGAGCTGGGTTTAGGTTCTGCATCAAACTTTTCAGTTGTTTGATTATGTTCATTACCCAAACAGGGAAAGAGatcttttgtctttatctttttggGTTTGAAATGGTATGGATGAACCTTCCGTAGATGTTTTTGCATCCCTCTTGCATTTTTGTACGTGGAACCACAGCCATCAAAACCACAGGTAAACTTAGTCCCATCAAAACAAACTGCCACAttggaacatttttcttttaaactggaGGGCACAAAGACTTTCTCATGAGATAATAATATATCCTGCATGGTTTCAGAGTGATCCAGTGTATCAATTAACTCTTCATTCATGGAAGCTGAAGAGCTATGACTTAACTGATCACTAGAATTACTGTCActgttttctttcagattttctgcaGTTTCTATTTGAGAACTAGCTGATCCTGCACAGAAAAGAAGATCTTCAGGTAAATTTGATTTATCAGTTTGGTCAAGTAGATGGGGCTGATCAATACAATCTTGCTTTTCACCTGGTGCAGCCTCCTCAAGTTTCACCGATTTCTTCACATCTCCATTCGAACTTTCAACATTATGCACTGAGAGGTGATCCTGGTATTCAATTTTGGAATAATAGAACTTTTTACAGCCAACAAAGTTGCAGGTGTAAGACGCATCCCTAAAGTGTTGTGCTTCATGGTGGTAAAGCTGTCCCAAGTCACTGAAAACAATATTACAGCCATTTAATTCACATTTATAACGCAGATCATCATGTTTTTGCTTATGGTTAAGTAGTTCATTCACTGATCCAAACCTTGCATAACAATctatagatacacacatataagGTTGAGGACCACAGTGCACTTGTTCATGCTCCCGCAGGTGAAAAGCAGACATGAAATGTCGTCGACAATAAGTAcacttctctcttctgtttttcataTCCAAGTAGTGCTTGgcattttcatcattattttggTGTTCAGCTTTAAGATGCACACTTAAGTATTTAAATTGCTTAAATACACGGGAACAGTCTGTGCCAGGACATGGGTACAAATCTCTGTCTTGCAGGTGGCAATCTTCTAATTTGCTGAATGTGACATATTCATGAGACTCTCCTTTGGCTTGTTCATCCAATGACTGGTTTTGCTCCAGGGTTGCAGAGGGGCTCTTGGGACAAATTCCCTTTTGAGAGCCTTTCAACAGTAATTTCTTTCTAGAGCGGTCCCTTCTGCTTGGTGGCATTTTAACATGTTCCATCACATGaggaacaaatatttcttttctcttgaattttttaaTACAAACCGGACAGGTATAAATTCCATCTTCCATATGCATCTTAGAATGATGAAGAATCCTGGCCTCTATACATTCCCGCTTAcataacaaacagaaaaatttatACTGAAGCCACCTCTGGTATCGTTCAGAAGAACCAAtgggttttttgtctcttttctccttatGCTGATCTGTCAAATCTCTTCTTCTGTATTGTTTATCTTCTTTACCTTCCTCATAGTCACTGAGAAATGACTCTAAAACATCTGTGTCATTAATAGACATTTCATAGCCACTTAGATCATCATCAGAATCAGAGGCTTCTTGTCCTAGCAGTTGGTGGCAGTGTCGTTTTAAAGTTTTCCAGTCCCAAAATTCAGGATCAAAAGGCCAGTGGGCCTTTAAAGCTAGTAAGAGCTCACATCGGAGAGAATTTGGAACTGGTGCATTTTCTTCATCAAATTTTTGATCTGGTTGCAAATACAGTTCTTCCAACATATTAAATCCATCCAAACTGGGTTCAATTAAGAATTCTGTAAGCTGACAGGCTCGTCTGACTTCTAAATCTTCTGGTAAAAGACAAGCAATTGTTTTACAAACTGatgccttcatttcttcatcctcACTTGATCTGAGTTGAAGAGCTCTGACACACAGTAAAATTGACACCCCAAGACCAGCATCTTGTGCCTATAagaaaaacggggggggggggttattattctttttcattatggAAATATTACATAACTTTCACTGGTAAGACATACACTTCTCAAAACGTTTAGAgttcttaaaattatctttaatctTTCTTCCTGCAAGTTACATTTAGATCCTTCTTGTCTCAACATGCAAAGGACTGGATTAGATGTTACAACCATGAACAATAACAATGTACATTTACAGAATGTCCAACTTCATAAGGCACTGCATATAAAGCAATCTCTAACCCTCAAGGAATCTGCTTATATGCCAAATGTATAAACAATAAAGGTACATGAATTCAAAGGAATTCAGGATAAATAAGGTCATTGAAGGATTCAAAAAAGAATTGTCTTAAGCTGGTTAGGAAGGACAGGGCTTAAATAAATGGGTATAAGAAGGAACACCTGTATAAAAGTGAGTCTAGGATTGAATTCAATTGAAGAAACACGTGTGTCATGAACAGCTGGGTGTTTTCAAAATCTCAAGGCTAAAATAAATGattctccccatttcttcccccgccgttttttagagagagggaaggggctgaggaagagagagaatcttaagcaggttccacgcccagcatcaagcccaatgtggggctgggtctcacaaaccctgagatcataacctgagctgaaatcgagagtccagtgcttaactgactgagccacccaagggcccctccCCATTTTCTCCTAAAAGAATTAGTACTTTAGTACTAATTAGCTATAGGTGTACTGTATCTCAGCTTCCCACGGGGAaaacaagataaattttaaaatctctctatAGCAACAGGTTCTCAGAAACTAatcaaaaatcaggaaaaagatcTGGTCATATGTGATAAAAGGCTAGTGCATACAAGATGACTTACGTGAGAGGCTGAAATGGAATGTGAAAATACTATGAGCAAAGACAAGTGGAATTATACGGCAGAGTGGCTTAAAATACAGTACTTAAGagcataaaaattttttaaaaaaataatctcaaacaaacaaacaaacaaataagtaatctctatgcccaatgtggggctcaaattcataaccccgagatcaagacatgcgtgctctaccaactgagccagccaggtgccccaagagcacAGAATTTTCAATCAGACTTTGATGGCCTTTGAACCCCAGCTTCACTGCAGTGACAAGTTCTTAACTCCTAAGCTGTTgctgcctcatctataaaatgataacaGCAGTGGTAATACTAGATTTCCCTCCtaacattattataaaaatgaagataaagtgaTTACTACATTGCTGGCATATTGTTAAGTATTCTGATGAATACCATGTAAA
Proteins encoded in this region:
- the RLF gene encoding zinc finger protein Rlf, which produces MADGKGDAAVAAGAGAEAPAGTGAGDGTETESMARGHRPASPAPGASGLRPCLWQLETELREQEVSEVSSLNYCRSFCQTLLQYASNKNASEHMVYLLEVYRLAIQSFASARPYLTTECEDVLLVLGRLVLSCFELLLSVSESELPCEVWVLFLQSLQESHDALLEFGNNNLQILVHVTKEGVWKNPVLLKILSQQPVETEEVNKLIAQEGPSFLQMRIKHLLKSNCIPQATALSKLCAESKEISNVSSFQQAYITCLCSILPNEDAIKEIAKVDCKEILDIICNLESEGQDNTAFVLCTTYLTQQLQTASVYCSWELTLFWSKLQRRIDPSLDTFLERCRQFGVIAKTQQHLFCLIRVIQTEAQDAGLGVSILLCVRALQLRSSEDEEMKASVCKTIACLLPEDLEVRRACQLTEFLIEPSLDGFNMLEELYLQPDQKFDEENAPVPNSLRCELLLALKAHWPFDPEFWDWKTLKRHCHQLLGQEASDSDDDLSGYEMSINDTDVLESFLSDYEEGKEDKQYRRRDLTDQHKEKRDKKPIGSSERYQRWLQYKFFCLLCKRECIEARILHHSKMHMEDGIYTCPVCIKKFKRKEIFVPHVMEHVKMPPSRRDRSRKKLLLKGSQKGICPKSPSATLEQNQSLDEQAKGESHEYVTFSKLEDCHLQDRDLYPCPGTDCSRVFKQFKYLSVHLKAEHQNNDENAKHYLDMKNRREKCTYCRRHFMSAFHLREHEQVHCGPQPYMCVSIDCYARFGSVNELLNHKQKHDDLRYKCELNGCNIVFSDLGQLYHHEAQHFRDASYTCNFVGCKKFYYSKIEYQDHLSVHNVESSNGDVKKSVKLEEAAPGEKQDCIDQPHLLDQTDKSNLPEDLLFCAGSASSQIETAENLKENSDSNSSDQLSHSSSASMNEELIDTLDHSETMQDILLSHEKVFVPSSLKEKCSNVAVCFDGTKFTCGFDGCGSTYKNARGMQKHLRKVHPYHFKPKKIKTKDLFPCLGNEHNQTTEKFDAEPKPSSDTNSDSPDEGLDHNIHTKCKREYQGYSSEASICASKRPCTEDTMLELLLRLKHLSLKNSITHGSFSGSLQGYPSSGAKSLQSVSPTISDLNFQNQDENMPSQYLAQLAAKPFFCELQGCKYEFVTREALLMHYLKKHNYSKEKVLQLTMFQHRYSPFQCHICQRSFTRKTHLRIHYKNKHQIGSDRVTHKLLDNEKCDHEGPCSVDRLKGDCSAELGGDPNSNSEKPHCHSKKDECSSETDLESSCEETESKTSDISSPIGSHREEREGREGRGSRRTVAKGNLCYILNKYHKPFHCIHKTCNSSFTNLKGLIRHYRTVHQYNKEQLCLEKDKARTKRELVKCKKIFACKYKECNKRFLCSKALAKHCSDSHNLDHIEEPKVLSEAESAARFSCNQPQCPAVFYTFSKLKHHLMEQHNIEGEIHSDYEIHCDLNGCGQIFTHRSNYSQHVYYRHKDYYDDLFRSQKVANERLLRSEKVCPTALAQGHEHQTTRRSFNAKAKKCSLIKEKKAPISFKTRAEALHMCVEQSEHTQYPCMVQGCLSVVKLESSIVRHYKRTHQMSSAYLEQQMENLVVCVKYGTKIKEEPPSEAEPCIKKEENSCESEHTKHSHSPGDSSVTAQNTDSLHPGEREGGQKGCTESKPVFDADNLLYRGTLKCNHSSETTSLEQCNIVQPPPCKIENSIPNPSGIESGTYFTSFQLPLPRIKDSETGQQSSGQENTVKNSTHVPKENFRKHPQPRSFDLKTYKPMGFESSFLKFIQESEEKEDDFDDWEPSEHLTLSNSSQPSNDLTGSVMANNMVNDNDPEVDIPHSSSDSAIHENLTAIPPLIVAETATVPSLENLRVVLDKALTDCGELALKQLHYLRPVVVLERSKFSTPILDLFPTKKTDELCVGSS